CCGTACTAGAacgtcttcttcttttagTTCCATGATCGTTACCCCCATCTATCATTATTTCGTCAGAATCGTCGTTATTAGATTCAGGGATATCttcaataacaatatcacCATCAGCGTCTATTGTGGCAATACCATTTTCTTGAGGTGTAACTTCATCATCGGAAGatgattcattttcttcaagaatATGAGATAATGTGGGAGATTGTGAAACAATTTGTGCAATAGCTTTTTCTAAATTCAACGTATAGAAATGGAAACATCTCACTCTGCCTGATGTTCTCTtataaatttcttcaatgatatCAATTAGAATTTCCACACCAATGGATTTAACTGAGTCATCATCAAATTGTATTTCTGGTGGGAATCtttctaatattttttcagGAATAGATGCATGCGATAACTTAGAAGCTCTTTGAAATAGTAAATATGAATTGATTGGCATTAACCCAGGGAATAAGGGTATATTCATAGATATATTATCTCTAAATAATTGCTCAAACGCCAAAAATCTCTCAACGTCATAAAACATTTGAGTAATCACAAAATCTGCACCAGCATCTATTTTCTCCTTGAGATAAACTAAATCTTTTACTGGATCCTGTATAGCATTCTCGCTATCTTCTTGATAGTGACCTTCTGGGTATGCAGCAACACCTATACAAAACTCAGACCCATAAGTTTCCTTAATATATCTAACTAAATCAATAGCATGtttaaattcatattcTGGGTTTCCATCACTATCTATCCAATCCTCCCCAATAGGTGGGTCACCTCTTAGCGCCAAGATATTCTTAATCCCTATTTCTTGACATTTCTTCAGAGCCTCGTCGATAACACTTCTTTCCATATTAGTACATGTCAAATGCATACAGACGGGCACATTGAATTCTTTAGATATCAATTGAGCCAAATTTAAGGTCTTATCCGAAGTAGTACCACCAGCTCCCCAGGTAACAGTAATGAAAAGTGGATCCATAGCAGACATACGACCCATACGTTCCATAAGATTTCTCGTACCTGAGTCTGTTTTAGGTGGGAAAAACTCTAAGGAGATCGACGGTGTGGCTTTGCATTCATATAGCTCTTTAATTGAAAGTCTTGACATTCTGTACACTTGAGCTTCTAGATTCCTAAACTTGATAGCTTGCTCttcaatttattctttCCCAGACTTGTTTTATAAAGTTCTTAATTCCTTCAGCACTTTTCATACTATGAATTCATCGATTCTTTGgaaagtttttttttcttgtcaTCGCATAGACGAGCATCGCATAATGGGAAAATTCAGATATATAGCAAGACGATCTAAATTAGATAAGGGAAACAACAATACATGAAGTTCAAAAGACCAGAGTTAGAGTCGTCAAGTCGTGATAACGTTGACTATCCCAATGTGCTATGTCGCAACTATTTGTACAAGATGaatctgatgaagaagaactaCAATTAGAGCTTTCCAAACAAGTGAACGCTGAGCAAGCAGGAAGATTAAGGGAACATGATTTGGATTTGCCAAAACAGCCACCCAACCATGACATTGAGGAGTCTCAGGCTGATGCTAAATCCGCTGAACCAGTTCTGTATCCACTAATACCTAATCAAGAGGAAGGAGatcaaaattataaacCTAATATAGAGGATATTAGAGCTGTAGATGTCCAGTTGACATTACCATTGGTGTTCCAGCAACAAGTCGTAGAGAATGTCCTCGTTACAGAGAATCCACTGGTAATAATGGGTAAGGGACTTGGgatgataaatattataGCGAACTTATTGCATGTGCTGTCAGTTCCAACGAAAATTGAGGGCCGTTTGAAGAGATCATTAGTGATAGTTCTTAACGCCAGTTCTCGTGATAACGAACGAATACAAGAAGAACTACAAGAGTTATCCTGGGTTTCCGTGGAGGATTCTGGGATTGAAGCCAATGATCtggatgatgatggaaTGTCACCTTTTGAAAGAACATTCAGTATAGTTACTGCAGAATCATCTAGCGtagaaaagagaagaaaacTTTATTTGACCGGTGGTATAGTTAGTGTCACATCAAGAATCTTAATTGTGGATTTGTTATCGGGAATTCTCCATCCAAATAGAGTAACAGGTATGGTCGTATTGAACGcagaaaatttgaagacACACTCAAACgtatcttttattttagAAATTTACAGATCTAAATATCAATGGGGATTTATACAGGCCTTTTCAGAATCACCAGAATCCTTTGTCATGGAGTTTTCCCCATTATTTACTAAAATGAAGGAACTaggattgaaaaatgtcTTACTTTGGCCACGGTTCCGTGTAGAAATCTCATCATGTTTGAATGCATTATCTAAAAGTGGCTCTAACAACACTAATTCGGTCATTGAAGTAAAGGTTTCATTGACCAATTCCATGTCACAAATCCAATTCGGTTTAATAGAATGTCTTAAAAAGtgtattgaagaattaaacAGAAAAAATCCAGAATTATCGTTGGAATGGTGGAACATTGATAATGCTCTTGACATCAAGTTTTTAAGGTCCATCGATTTTATCATGATTCCCAATTGGCATCGGATATCATTTGAATCAAAACAATTAGTGAAAGATATCAAATTCTTAAAAAATCTTTTAAGGACTTTTTTTAACGCTGATGCAGTAGATTTCTACGAGAATATTCAATTAAGTTTAGAGGCAAATAAACCTTCCGTATCCAGGAAATATACAGAATCCCCCTGGTTAATGGCAAATGAATCGCAATTAGTTATATCATATGCCAAAAAGAGGGTCGTTGACAATAACGAATATTCATTGGAAGAAATGCCCAAGTGGGAACaactaataaatattctaGATGATATTGCACATGaaagaacaacaagagATGTCCAAGGCACAACTTTGATCGTGTGTTCTGATACTAGTACGTGCATACAGCTTTCAAGAATCCTATTCAACTCAGATAGGAAAAATGGTATAAGAAAGTTCATGCTGGGTAAATTAAATCGTTATAAGTCATTAAGAGAAGAACGTAAGGCAATAATGCTGGAAGCGCAatcaaaagataataaaacgAATGCCGAGTTAAATGTCAGTGCAGCTTTTGCGaaagaagatattattaccaAGAGAAGGAGAACGAGAGGCGCTTCAGTTGTAGCAGCTGTCGAGCGCTTAAGGACCGCTGGTACTGGCGAGGACATTGAAActaaaattgaagattatGACTTAGAACAGGAATTAACTAAAATACATGGTACAGAGTATGATGTAGATcttgatgaagaaaaccttgatgaaataaaaattgatgatatagACTCAGAATTTGCTGTTCTGCCCTCCaagaaagaagaggaaATCCTTCCTGCTGCTCATGATGGTGTAACTGAAGAGTTATGGAAAGAGAGAATGGAGAATTTTGAATACATCAATCGAAATAAgcaaattattattgagAAATTCAGTAATCTTAATGATGATGCCTCTCTTGAAGAAATCATGCCATCTTATATCATCTTATTCGAACCTGACCTATCATTTGTTAGAAGAGTGGAAATTCACCGTGCTATCCACATGAACTTGCCACCCAAAGTATACTTCATGTACTATGGAGATAGTATCGAAGAAAAGATACACCTGACTGCCATAAAGAAGGAGAAAGATGCATTCACAAGGCTAATCAGGGAAAACGCGAACTTAGCTCAACATTTTGAAACATTAGAAGATTTGTCCCATTACAAAAACCTCGCTGCAAGAAAGTCGAAACTAAACAGACTAAAAAGATCATCAACAAGAAACGCTGGTGGCCAATCCGCATTACATGAAAGCACACACGATGTCGTCATTGTGGATACCCGTGAATTTAACGCATCATTGCCAGGGCTATTGTTTAGATATGGTGTTCGGGTCATTCCATGTATGCTAACAGTGGGCGATTATATAATAACCCCTGATATATgcattgaaagaaaatctATTGAAGATTTAATAGGGTCGTTACAAAACCATAGGTTAGAATTGCAATGTAAAAAAATGCTGAAATATTATAAGTACCCTACTTTAttgattgaatttgatgaaggCCAATCCTTCTCCTTAGAACCATTCAGTGAGAAAAGGCGTTATAAACTTAAGGAATCATCTACAATTCATCCTATATCTAGTAAACTGACccaagaagaaattcaaagtAAATTAGCAAAACTAGTTATGAAATTCCcaactttgaaaattatatgGTCATCTTCACCTCTTCAAACAGTAAACATCATACTAGAGTTGAAATTGGGTCGTGAACAACCCGATCCCACACTTTCAGTTGGGATGGGAGGTACAACCAGGAAAACAAAGGTGAACACGAATGTTGCTACAAATAAGAAGCCAGTTAGTGACGCTAACCTCTTTACCAAGATCTTAGGCATACCAGGTATCTCTAAAGTCGACTATTTTAATATTCGTAGGCATTTTAAGAATTATGATGTATTGAGTAACCTGGCTTTAGAAGATATTTACAATGCTCTGGATGATGAGGAGTTAGCAACGAAgttatattcatttttccAGTATGAACAATTAGAGAATGAAGGTACCGATAAAGACGATGATGTAGAAGATGGTAATGAGAATATGGAGGATTttgatgacgatgacgatgatcATCTAGAACAACTTATGTAAAACTGTATGTAATTATAGATAACAACAAAAGGACTACTATTAGTGtgatatttatattattaatgttacaaaaaattaaaaactattgattttattattcttttagGTATTTTCATGACCTAGTTGAATAAGATTTTTCTAGACAGTGGTGCATTTAGATAAAATCCTTTTAGTTAAATGGTAGAGTATCCTTGTTTGTTTAACTAAACGCTCGTCTATCAATGGATTGGACACTATCATGAAGAAGTCCGACTCTTTAGGCagtaaattattaattgtgAGCAATTCATTGTTTATGTTCTCATTTAAAGATGTATTGCTTTGTGATAGTTGAATACTTCTCTCAATCAATGTTCGTAACAGTTCTATGCATCTTGCACTCAACATTGGTAAAAACTCCTGTAGATGAAGCAGATTAAATTCTTGCGCGTTGAGAGAAACGGTGTTAATGAAATCACTTAACCTTCTCAAATGCAGACCgatattttcatttgacTTTAGCCATATAAGTGgtaaattcttcttcattgaatttgatgacTCGTCATCAAACCTCAGTACCTCTAATAAGGAAAGCAAGGTCTGAGAAATCGTGGGAAGTTCTGCTTCAAATATCGTTGGATTTGAGTTCAATTGTTGGAACGGTATAACTGAGAATAAGAAGGAGAATAAATCGTTGCGAAGTTTAAACTCATCGCCGctattataattatttattaatgacTTAACAATCTGGGTATCTCTGTGGTATTTCCCAAATTCATTGGTATCAAATTCGTCTAGTAAAATAGCTTTAAAAAACAAACGATTTGGTTTGTTCAATGATAAGAATTTGGCCAAGATATCAACACCAAATGAGTTATATCTACCCcaattcaatgaatattCTGAATAAGATAATTGATCTGACGATATGTCATTCTTTCTCAGCTTTTTGGGTTCACCAAAGCTAAACATTAAcattaaaaataagaagGAATCAATTGGCGAATCTAGTTCAAACAAGTGAGCAATGTTGGTAAAAATTATGAGTATATCTTTCTTGAAGTTTAAACATTTCCTATGAAATAAGAAAAGTTCGGGTTCAGAAAATACTATCCACAACATATCCgatatatatctttttaaGAATTGATTTTTCGCTAGTAATTTAGAGTTCGATTCTGagaatgataaatttcttaaaatcATAGAAATCATGGATAACTGATCATTAATTAGAACTCTTATATTTTCTGCACCTCTTGTTGTAGCTTTTGTAAAAATTGTATCCAATTCATCCCTCACGTTTCTTAATGACGTTAAATATGATGGTACATTCAGGTTATGTGGCTTATTTCCACGATATTTTGGTGACGTTGGGACTAATTTTACTAGTGTGCTCTTCTTTGattgttttgtttcatcTACAATTTCTATATCATTCCCATCATGATTTTCGGTAATACTTACGTTTTCCCAAGGTTTCTTAGGTTGTGTTCCGTCTTGAACAGGGGTGTGTGCTGGAGTCGGCATGACGGGGATTTGTTCTAGATCCTGCCCTGTTAATGAATCAACTTTGATTTTAAATACCTTTTCTATCTCTGATTGATTCTTATCTTCCTCCTTATCATTATCCTGAAGCTGttttaaatattgttcGAATATTTCATCTACTCGTTGGTTGTTTCTTGAATACGAGCTTGTCTTTGAACTTATAAATGATTTAAcatcatattcatcaaGGTAGTTATCTGTAAAAGTTGTCTTTTTACGTATTTCTTTTGCATCTTTCCCATCCCTAATGGATCCTAAATCATACATTAAATTTATGCCCAATAAACATATTGAATTAAGTAATTCAGGATATTGATCTAACGAGATTTGCAGAAGAGAATCTGCACTTACTACAAGTAATGTGTTCAACGCGGTATTAACCTCacttaaattatttgattgtAACGATAGATTTAAAGCTTCTACTCGTATCGTACCTAATTCTGGAgcgaaaagaaaaatgggCTTATTTGACTCAATTTTTTCACCTATTTGggaaatataattaatatcATACCCATTAAAATGTTCAATTATTTTACTTGCCGGTTCATAGTTCCTTATTAATGTTCTTTTATACTTTTTAGGCAATTTAGCAAGTTTAGCCTTgtattcttctttgaattttttttccaataatgaatattgTAGTCgttgtttttcttcaagTTGTTTTTTCTGCTGTTTTTCTTGATCAGCTTTTTCTTTACGTTCTAGCtctaattctttctttgttttcttcttctgagCTGGTTTTCTTGGTTTCTTGGTGACTTTTTTGGAGGTTGGTCTACTTGCTTGTGGTATTGGAGTAGCAATACCTTGGATATTATTAACATCATAAGGTTGTTGCTGTGGTTCCTGAGGAGCCATATTATTTGTCATAGTATTAGGTTGAATGGGTGATGTAGCCGGTGGGAATTGCGGTTGCGGTTGCGGTTGCGGTTGCGGTTGTTGTCGCAGCagctgttgttgttgttgttgttgttgttggcCAACTTTTCTTAACAATTCTTGCAAAAACTGTTGgataaatattcttttagCCTGAGTCTCTTTCATACCGCCTTTCGAGATCAAATATTGTTCATAaggtaataaatatttgtagtaaattaattctaattgttGGGCATCACCAAGTTGCAGTTTGGATGTAATTGCTGGCCACTGTTGATTTCTTGTTATTTGTTCACCACCACCAAATCTTTGGACTAACAAATacagaaaaaataaatttactCTTTTCCCATTTATTTCCGGAATTGCTTGTATAGgcatatttcttcttttacaATTTTCAAGTAAAGATTTCATGAATAATTCATATTGTTTATTGCTTAATTCTGTTGAAATTCTTTGTTGTAATACAGGATCTAGGTTTTGCAGTAACGCTCtctgttgttgctgttgaaGTTGTAATcgttgctgttgttgttgttgaagctgttgctgctgttgctgctgctgctggAGTTGTGGATTAAACTGTCCAGAAGCAAATTGTTGATTCGTTTGTGCCtgtgtttgttgttgttgctgttgcaACCGATGAGcttgttgtaattgttgtcggatattttgaatttttgatGGGAAATTCTGTGGTTCATTGGTTGATCTAGGCActtgctgttgttgttgctgctgttgtATCAATTGTTGTGAAGTAAGACTTGGGCTTCCATTTAATGATGGGGATTCTAGGGAAGCTGGAGGTTGCTGCAAACGTGATTCTTGATTTTGCCGTTGTTGCTGTAACATTTTTTGTTGCAGAGCAAAAAATCTCTCTTGTTGccttttcttcatttgtAGTATTTGCATTTGATCATATTGGCCAGAAAATGGGGAACCAGAGTTAggctgttgttgttgttgttgttgttgttgttgttgttgttgttgttgttgctgctgccTCTGGGCTTGAATAGCTGCCATCATGGCTGTACGGTCGTTGTATTGGTTATTGGagatattatttgtttggatattactattattgtcattattgttCTGCATCATACCTAAATTCATATTGCCATTTTCAGCTGTATTGTTAAAATTGATATCATTTGTGGTAATATTtccattatcatttgatttAGTCATGGGATCATTAAACCCAGTATTTAAAGGTGATTGGGACATATTAGCATTGGCATTAGCACTAACATTGTCATTTAACGATAGTAATTGTTGGGGTGTTGCAGCTGCAGAAGTCGAAACCAATCCGTTTGTTGATATCATATTATTACTCATAGGAGAGtatatttgttgttgcGATGAAATGGGTAACTGATTTGGGTCGataattgaatttcttgCTAATATAGCTTGCGGTGACAGACTACCACTTGGatttaaattcatattAGTTGAAGTAGGAGGATCAAATGGTGAACCAGCACCCATTGAAGGAGACATATTAGGCATCAACCCATTTCCGCCAGAGAActtattgttattgttgcCATTAAAATCTATATTGAGattgttttcatttgaattaGGATCAAATGATTGTGTATCTAAAAAGTTCTCAAAATCGTCAGacccattattattattttcatttgttgATGTGAAAAAATCCATTATAACCTTGAACgtaataaatataacagcaataaaatggaaaaataagaaccaaaacaaaaaatattaatagtataAAGGCTTTTTATTCTGGACCAAAACGAGCCGACGAGCCAAAAAGTTGAATAGTGAATGGTATGGCGTTTCGTAAAGTCAGCCTCGATGAGCCAATTTGCGTATTACGTGATTCAATGTACTTGCGGCCGGTGTCAATAGTTAATGTGAATAAACGCCGGAATGTTAGGAAGTTCCTTTGTGATCTATTTAATTGAATGTAATGAGACGATCTGCAAAGGGTGACAGATTAAACTGAATGGCTATTATGAGATTAAGGGAGAGACAGGATACAAAAATCTGGTACGTAACCACGGGAAGATACAGCCAGGGTACGTGAATGTGGAGTATTCAgtttatcaatattatgCTCTTGCTACTTCTTCTTTGCGTAACTCCTTCAACTGTTACGTTCGTACGTGCACATACGGAGGAACCGTACCTgatgaaacaaaacaaaagaagCAAAAAATgtctctttttttttttcgaattttctttcttccGTTTTCTCTCTTTCTGAAGTTCTCAcatgtttttttttaaccTTTTTGGGGTCGCAGGTCTGGGGGTTTGGGTGTCCCCCAGAAAACTCCAGAGAGGGCTTTGAGATTGTCAAAAGTACCAGGGTTTTCTACCAAAACCCTAGACAGGCTCGACCCCCACACCCTTGTGAGACACCTTAGGTGTTATCCCTTGACAGTTTTTATATCGAAAACAAATGGGGGATATTAATTGTGAGCAATATGTTGCTCTTTCTACTTCCAAAAAGGATAACCGGAAACAAATGCCATGATTAATAGTAACAACATAGATTTGCTGTTTGGTTCCAGTTGCTATATCTTTGTTCAAGTATGCTAATACAATTTCTTACTCATCTTTTCGAAATGCTTTTGTCTCTGTAGCAATTGTAATCCTCTTTTTCCTATTACTTAGATTTAGGTCCAGCGTGCAATAACCATTATACGtgaatttcaatatcagAGTATTGTAAATTCTGCgtttttctatatatttataatctCATCGCCTAAATTATCTGGGCTTTGTTTATTAGGTTTGCTGTTAGTTTGCCATTACgaagaagagaatatatataaatcgAGGAAAACGGCAAGGTAACTATTTAGCCGCCGACGTTTCCATATACAGTTAATGCCCCCTTTACTTTTAAAATAAAGCCagtaaaatataatatatatatatatatatatatccataAACTTACCGCGAGGAGTAATGCAATATGCagtattaaaaatatttaaaacgTCCTTATTAGATAAGtataattatttgataagGATGGTTACTACTGTGGTCAAGACATCTTCGTATGCGTTTCTAACACTGTGATTTAAGGTCATAGTTGGATCCTACGTTTTATCTAATGTCTGAATCAGACATTCTAACGAGTAATTTTGCCTGAAGATGGCCTCACTACTGGGTCCCTGCGTTTTCTCTGCATCTTTGCCTGTACTTGTCTCAAAATATCTTTGGTGAAAATTAAACCTTCATCTTCGTTTGTTATAGCCAAACTTGTATTAGAATGCATTCTTTCTCCCTTCGCttgaatattttgtttcatttcGTGGTTCTCTACTAGCTCtgtcatcattttcaatgtttcccttttttgattttctgCTTCTCTTCTCCTTGCTTCTGGATCGGGATCATCATTGGCCCATTTCACTAATAAGCCTGCACCTTCCTTCCTACTATCCCATTCCTTGTCATTgggtaataataatgtctGATTACTCATAACTTCCTTGGCAAATTCTGCATTACATTGATATTTATACTTTACAAATCCACAATTTTTAGCTTCAATATATCGAATACTTTCAATATCTCCCAAACGACCAAATACAAACCGTATCCTACTTTCTATTTGACTAggtttcaattctttattattaaaggCACCACTGAGACCACCGATATATAAAGTCCTATTTCGTTTCCTAAATGAGCCGACACCACCCATATCATCTCTATATTCACcaaatttttctcttcCAAAACAGTCTAAAATATCACTTTTCAAAGAAAGTTTCCTATAATCTTCCTCATCTGGTATATGGTGCAAATATGTACATTTCTTACCTAAACAACACATCCCCTTTGCAAAATAAAGGCAAAAAAAGCAATTGTCCTCTTTGTCTCCCAATGTTCTACCACTATGAACGTTAGGCTCTAATCTGTAAGGGTTGACAAACCGATCGTGGCCATTGGAGGTACCTTGTGACCATTTATTATACCACACGTTAAAAGTTAACCCATTTTGAAGTGGGATAGATGATGGTAAATCTGATTCTTTTACTTGTATCTTGGCTGATCTATTTTTCCATGACATCTTTTCCTCTTCCTTGAAAGCTTGTTCTTAGTTTTAGATTAATTATACGTTTCTGATATCAAAGATTATTTTATCACAATACTGTATCACAACCGTTACTTGTCCAGATATAGTGGTTTCGAATCTTGGTTCATTGGAAAGGCtaattataatttttcagtaaTTAGAAATTCTTTgttatcaagaaaaataaagatcTTGAAAATTTACTTAGATATATACAACTGTACTAGCAACGAACAAATAGTAACAtaaagc
The Naumovozyma dairenensis CBS 421 chromosome 5, complete genome DNA segment above includes these coding regions:
- the MET12 gene encoding methylenetetrahydrofolate reductase (NAD(P)H) MET12 (similar to Saccharomyces cerevisiae MET12 (YPL023C); ancestral locus Anc_8.474); its protein translation is MSRLSIKELYECKATPSISLEFFPPKTDSGTRNLMERMGRMSAMDPLFITVTWGAGGTTSDKTLNLAQLISKEFNVPVCMHLTCTNMERSVIDEALKKCQEIGIKNILALRGDPPIGEDWIDSDGNPEYEFKHAIDLVRYIKETYGSEFCIGVAAYPEGHYQEDSENAIQDPVKDLVYLKEKIDAGADFVITQMFYDVERFLAFEQLFRDNISMNIPLFPGLMPINSYLLFQRASKLSHASIPEKILERFPPEIQFDDDSVKSIGVEILIDIIEEIYKRTSGRVRCFHFYTLNLEKAIAQIVSQSPTLSHILEENESSSDDEVTPQENGIATIDADGDIVIEDIPESNNDDSDEIMIDGGNDHGTKRRRRSSTVSTEFMMNRALVTQGRTNTTRTNQGMVGAPSKKFVISISKGSGALGRDATWDEFPNGRFGDSRSPAYGEIDGYGSTIKVSTKRAYELWGQPKSLKDLKSIFIKYLEGSIDALPWCDLGLSAETGLIQEELIQLNHRGYLTLASQPATNGSSSTDKIFGWGPKKGIVYQKAFVEMFIHKQQWENVLKPKIEHYGTRKFSYYAGDSSGSFESNLDANSSNVVTWGVFPNSQVIQTTIIEENSFKAWRDEAFTIWSEWAKIFPRNSVTNIFLREMFSEYCLISIVHHDYIETDELWDILLD
- the RAD1 gene encoding ssDNA endodeoxyribonuclease RAD1 (similar to Saccharomyces cerevisiae RAD1 (YPL022W); ancestral locus Anc_8.473), with the translated sequence MSQLFVQDESDEEELQLELSKQVNAEQAGRLREHDLDLPKQPPNHDIEESQADAKSAEPVLYPLIPNQEEGDQNYKPNIEDIRAVDVQLTLPLVFQQQVVENVLVTENPLVIMGKGLGMINIIANLLHVLSVPTKIEGRLKRSLVIVLNASSRDNERIQEELQELSWVSVEDSGIEANDLDDDGMSPFERTFSIVTAESSSVEKRRKLYLTGGIVSVTSRILIVDLLSGILHPNRVTGMVVLNAENLKTHSNVSFILEIYRSKYQWGFIQAFSESPESFVMEFSPLFTKMKELGLKNVLLWPRFRVEISSCLNALSKSGSNNTNSVIEVKVSLTNSMSQIQFGLIECLKKCIEELNRKNPELSLEWWNIDNALDIKFLRSIDFIMIPNWHRISFESKQLVKDIKFLKNLLRTFFNADAVDFYENIQLSLEANKPSVSRKYTESPWLMANESQLVISYAKKRVVDNNEYSLEEMPKWEQLINILDDIAHERTTRDVQGTTLIVCSDTSTCIQLSRILFNSDRKNGIRKFMLGKLNRYKSLREERKAIMLEAQSKDNKTNAELNVSAAFAKEDIITKRRRTRGASVVAAVERLRTAGTGEDIETKIEDYDLEQELTKIHGTEYDVDLDEENLDEIKIDDIDSEFAVLPSKKEEEILPAAHDGVTEELWKERMENFEYINRNKQIIIEKFSNLNDDASLEEIMPSYIILFEPDLSFVRRVEIHRAIHMNLPPKVYFMYYGDSIEEKIHLTAIKKEKDAFTRLIRENANLAQHFETLEDLSHYKNLAARKSKLNRLKRSSTRNAGGQSALHESTHDVVIVDTREFNASLPGLLFRYGVRVIPCMLTVGDYIITPDICIERKSIEDLIGSLQNHRLELQCKKMLKYYKYPTLLIEFDEGQSFSLEPFSEKRRYKLKESSTIHPISSKLTQEEIQSKLAKLVMKFPTLKIIWSSSPLQTVNIILELKLGREQPDPTLSVGMGGTTRKTKVNTNVATNKKPVSDANLFTKILGIPGISKVDYFNIRRHFKNYDVLSNLALEDIYNALDDEELATKLYSFFQYEQLENEGTDKDDDVEDGNENMEDFDDDDDDHLEQLM
- the SWI1 gene encoding Swi1p (similar to Saccharomyces cerevisiae SWI1 (YPL016W); ancestral locus Anc_8.472), with protein sequence MDFFTSTNENNNNGSDDFENFLDTQSFDPNSNENNLNIDFNGNNNNKFSGGNGLMPNMSPSMGAGSPFDPPTSTNMNLNPSGSLSPQAILARNSIIDPNQLPISSQQQIYSPMSNNMISTNGLVSTSAAATPQQLLSLNDNVSANANANMSQSPLNTGFNDPMTKSNDNGNITTNDINFNNTAENGNMNLGMMQNNNDNNSNIQTNNISNNQYNDRTAMMAAIQAQRQQQQQQQQQQQQQQQQQQPNSGSPFSGQYDQMQILQMKKRQQERFFALQQKMLQQQRQNQESRLQQPPASLESPSLNGSPSLTSQQLIQQQQQQQQVPRSTNEPQNFPSKIQNIRQQLQQAHRLQQQQQQTQAQTNQQFASGQFNPQLQQQQQQQQQLQQQQQQRLQLQQQQQRALLQNLDPVLQQRISTELSNKQYELFMKSLLENCKRRNMPIQAIPEINGKRVNLFFLYLLVQRFGGGEQITRNQQWPAITSKLQLGDAQQLELIYYKYLLPYEQYLISKGGMKETQAKRIFIQQFLQELLRKVGQQQQQQQQQLLRQQPQPQPQPQPQFPPATSPIQPNTMTNNMAPQEPQQQPYDVNNIQGIATPIPQASRPTSKKVTKKPRKPAQKKKTKKELELERKEKADQEKQQKKQLEEKQRLQYSLLEKKFKEEYKAKLAKLPKKYKRTLIRNYEPASKIIEHFNGYDINYISQIGEKIESNKPIFLFAPELGTIRVEALNLSLQSNNLSEVNTALNTLLVVSADSLLQISLDQYPELLNSICLLGINLMYDLGSIRDGKDAKEIRKKTTFTDNYLDEYDVKSFISSKTSSYSRNNQRVDEIFEQYLKQLQDNDKEEDKNQSEIEKVFKIKVDSLTGQDLEQIPVMPTPAHTPVQDGTQPKKPWENVSITENHDGNDIEIVDETKQSKKSTLVKLVPTSPKYRGNKPHNLNVPSYLTSLRNVRDELDTIFTKATTRGAENIRVLINDQLSMISMILRNLSFSESNSKLLAKNQFLKRYISDMLWIVFSEPELFLFHRKCLNFKKDILIIFTNIAHLFELDSPIDSFLFLMLMFSFGEPKKLRKNDISSDQLSYSEYSLNWGRYNSFGVDILAKFLSLNKPNRLFFKAILLDEFDTNEFGKYHRDTQIVKSLINNYNSGDEFKLRNDLFSFLFSVIPFQQLNSNPTIFEAELPTISQTLLSLLEVLRFDDESSNSMKKNLPLIWLKSNENIGLHLRRLSDFINTVSLNAQEFNLLHLQEFLPMLSARCIELLRTLIERSIQLSQSNTSLNENINNELLTINNLLPKESDFFMIVSNPLIDERLVKQTRILYHLTKRILSKCTTV
- the CWC2 gene encoding active spliceosome conformation promoter CWC2 (similar to Saccharomyces cerevisiae CWC2 (YDL209C); ancestral locus Anc_8.466), giving the protein MSWKNRSAKIQVKESDLPSSIPLQNGLTFNVWYNKWSQGTSNGHDRFVNPYRLEPNVHSGRTLGDKEDNCFFCLYFAKGMCCLGKKCTYLHHIPDEEDYRKLSLKSDILDCFGREKFGEYRDDMGGVGSFRKRNRTLYIGGLSGAFNNKELKPSQIESRIRFVFGRLGDIESIRYIEAKNCGFVKYKYQCNAEFAKEVMSNQTLLLPNDKEWDSRKEGAGLLVKWANDDPDPEARRREAENQKRETLKMMTELVENHEMKQNIQAKGERMHSNTSLAITNEDEGLIFTKDILRQVQAKMQRKRRDPVVRPSSGKITR